A genomic segment from Corylus avellana chromosome ca5, CavTom2PMs-1.0 encodes:
- the LOC132182914 gene encoding protein VASCULATURE COMPLEXITY AND CONNECTIVITY-like: protein MSKLVGSFICLLIVAMDIMAGILGIEAEVAQNKVKQLRLFIFECKEPSSQAFKLGFAAATLLGLAHVIANLLGGCNCICSQEELEKASPSRQLSLACLFFTWIILAVGLSMLVIGTLSNHKSRASCGFSHPHFLSIGGVLCFVHGLFSVAYYISTTAIHSE from the exons ATGTCCAAGTTAGTAGGTTCCTTCATTTGTCTGTTGATTGTGGCAATGGATATCATGGCTGGGATTCTTGGCATTGAAGCAGAAGTTGCACAAAACAAG GTGAAGCAGCTAAGGCTGTTCATATTTGAGTGTAAAGAACCAAGCAGCCAGGCTTTCAAGCTAGGTTTTGCTGCTGCAACACTTCTGGGTCTAGCCCATGTCATAGCAAACTTACTAGGTGGCTGCAATTGCATTTGTTCTCAAGAAGAGCTCGAAAAGGCTTCCCCCAGCAGGCAACTCTCACTGGCCTGCCTCTTCTTCACTTG GATCATATTAGCCGTGGGATTGTCCATGCTGGTGATAGGGACTTTGTCAAACCACAAGTCAAGGGCTTCCTGCGGTTTCTCACACCCTCATTTCCTGTCGATTGGAGGGGTTTTGTGCTTTGTTCATGGGCTGTTTTCTGTTGCATATTACATTTCTACCACTGCCATACATAGTGAGTAA